The Mangifera indica cultivar Alphonso chromosome 19, CATAS_Mindica_2.1, whole genome shotgun sequence nucleotide sequence tgacttttaAAAGAATGTGATCAcattttaaactctttttcaAACCCCACAAGAAACTTAGATGTTTCCGTACACTGATGACAACTTGTTTGAGAAGGGGAGCGACGTCATGAAGAGGAGACTGaagacttttcttttcttccttgagACACCAAACGGCCGAATGGGAATGGAATAAATGAGCGAATGACTTTTGGGCTCTTTAATATGCTTTTAAAAAGCATTTCAAGGTGTGATATGATATGCCAAACAAAAGACGATGTTAAATGTGTTAGCAGCTTTTTAAGTGGAAGTACAATAGATTCCTTGTTTCTTCATTGCATTTGCATGGTGTTTTCTTCCTACTGAAGTAAGCTAGTTGCCTCTCATTAGTAAAGCCACTTCATTTGACTGTGTAATTCTCAGAAGAAGGATCAGTGGATATGATGATGGAAGGTGAAGGTAGTAGTAGCAGCAAGAAGAGAGGAGTTCAAAATCATGACGATGGCTTCATTAATACTCTGTTTTCTTGGTCTCTTGATGACATTCGTAACAAAAATCTTTTCAGTCATAAGGTTTGCTTTCTTtactcttcttcattttcagtaactaataaattttaataaagaaactcatattttatatttatatcccTAGGATATACCAgttaataattttcccttttaatcATCTGTAATGTTCGATGTTATGTTTGTTTGGCTTTTTAATTGTTACGTTCGGCGTTTCCCTTTTAATCATCTGTAATGTTCAGTTGTCTATGAAAATGGAGCAATGTTTTTAACTGCGGCATTGGCGTTTCCCGCTCATTCTTGTGTAAATGTTGGGGATGCTCCTCTCTTATTAGTGCAGTGCGGCtttacaaaaagaaatatttgtagtttgtttcctttttttttatttttatttttttggcaaCGGTTGATCTCATTCAGCAACAAGCTTTAGATGAGATTTCTCTTTACTTTCTAGTGCTTTCATCTTATGTTCAAGTTCATGCTGGCTGAAAATGgcttaattgatattttattactgaattGAGTAATTGTTTTATTCCTTTCAGGTGGAAAAAATTCCGGAATCATTTGAATCTGTCACTCAGTATTTGGGGTCATTTGTTTATCCTTTGTTGGAAGAAACACGAGCAGAACTGTTTTCACCTATGGAGATCATTTCAAGAGCACCTTATGCTAAGGTGGATGTTTTTAGGCCTCTTGGATCTGAGTTATTTGATGTTAAGATTGATTACTGGAGGAACAGGTTCAGTAACAATGGTAAAGAGCCTTATAAAACTTTGCCGggggatattttaattttagcagATGCGAAACCTGAAACTATTTCCGACTTGGAGAGGGTTGGTAGAATGTGGTCTTTTCTATCAGTCATGACAATCGCTGAGGATGATAATGATAGCACTTCTACTTACTTTAAAGTGAAGGCTTCAAAAAGCATCCAGCAGTTTGAAAGGGAGAAATCACTGTTTGTGATTTTCTTGGCAAATATTACTACTAACAGAAGAATATGGAAATCCTTGAACATGTCCCGAAATTTGAAGATTATCAAAAAAGTTTTACGCGGGAATTCCGTGGTAAGTTTTCTGAAGATGATTTACTTATACTATACTTATTCTTGCTGACATACATTGTGTAGTTTTTGATTGAGACTTGCATGTTGCATGACAGTCGGAGGAAAGTTGCCAAGTCTGTTCTGAACTGAATGGAGGGATCTTATATGAGAAATTTGGTAGTGGCTTATCATCAACATTGAATGCTTCGCAATTGAATGCAGTTCTTGCCTGTCTTGATGGAGTGCGTTGTGATCACAAGTCCTCTGTGCAACTTATATGGGGTCCCCCTGGAACAGGGAAAACTAAAGCTGTTAGTATGCTTCTCTTTACTCTGTTGAAAACAAAATGCAGAACCCTTACTTGTGCCCCGACGAATGTTGCAATTACAGAAGTTGCTTCTCGTGTTCTGAAGCTGCTGAAAGAATCGATTAAAACTGATGACTATGGAAGTGAGACTCTGATGCTTCCTCTTGGAGATATTCTCTTGTTTGGGAGTAAGGAGAGACTCAAAGTTGGTcaagaaatagaagaaatatATTTGGATTATCGCGTTAAAAAGCTTTCAGAGTGTTTTGGTACGCTGACTGGCTGGAGGCATTGCTTCTCATCCATGATGGATTTACTTGAAGATTGTGTTTCTCAGTATCACATTTTCTTGGAGAATAAATTGGTAAAGAAGAGAGAAAGTACTGACAAAAATGAAGTCAAAGAGAATTACAGGAATATGGAAATGGAAGGTGACAATGAGGAGTTTAAATCATTTCTTGAATTTGTGAGAGATAGATTTAAACATACTGCTACTCCTCTTAGGAATTGTATATTTATCTTCTGCACTCACATACCAAAACGTTTCATTTTGGaaagtaattttcaaaatatgataGATCTTAtcagtttacttgattctttcgaAACTTTGTTGTTTCAAAAAAATGTAGTTTCTGACGAGCTGCAAGAGCTCTTTTCACATTCAGTAGCTGAAGAGTTTTTTTCATCACCTGGGCATAGAAATTACTTGTTGCAGAAAAGGAGAGGTGAATGCCatacagttttaaaaaatcttcaGGATTCCTTTAATAAACTTAAGTTTCCAAGTGGTATGAACATAGATTCATTAAAAGCTTTCTGCTTTAAAACAGCTTCTGTAATATTTTGCACTGCTTCTAGTTCATTTAAGCTGCATTCAGTGGCCATGGAACCACTGAACGTTCTGGTCATTGATGAAGCGGCACAACTAAAAGAAAGTGAGTCGACAATACCCCTGCAACTGTTGGGCTTAAATCATACTATTCTCATTGGGGATGAGTGCCAATTGCCAGCAATGGTTAAAAGCAAGGTATGGTTTATGTTATTTCAACAGTTCTGGTGACTTTTTTGTATTTGGCCTTTGCTTTACTTTTTAAGTTCCTTTGTTCGGCTTTTTTTTTATCAGGTTACTGACGAAGCTTCCTTCGGGAGAAGCTTATTTGAGAGGCTGAGCTCATTGGGTCGCTCTAAACACCTGCTCAATACACAGTATCGGATGCACCCCTCAATTAGCTGCTTCccaaattcttatttttataacaacCGGATTTGGGATTCTCCTAATGTtaaaagaagaatcaacaaaaatgtctttttgcCAAGATCTCCAATATTCCGTCCATATTCTTTCATCAATATTCTTGAAGGGAGAGAAGAGTCCATTGGCCGTAGCTGGAGAAATATGGTTGAGGTAGCTGTTGTGATGAAAATATTGCAGAACCTGTACAAAGGTATGTGTTGTTGGAGTCTCATGTTTATATTAGCATATCATTCATTTAAATTCTGATATTCCACTTTGAGAAACAAAACATTAGCTCTATATTGTCAGCATTTTGATTGATGACTGTATGTCCCAGAGGCTTAACCTACCTTTCTATAGCAGGCAATTAATGAAACTAGCTTTTTTGAgaataatttatacatttacatggccttttatttcaattatgcaAATGGAAATCTAAAAGTGCGGATTTCTTGTTAATATCTAATGCTATATACTGTCAAATTTTTATTGGCTAACATCTCATGCATGTACTAATTTGTATTATGCATCACTTGTTAAACATGATTGAAGAGAAagagttaaattaaataatgaaatcattatataaatggCATGAATTGTTTCAACTTGAACAAATTCCAAACATACTTCTATTGAATCTCCTTATTATATCCATGGTAATTCATAATATGCAGATTGGAATGACTCAAAACAGAAGCTGAGCATTGGCATAGTCTCACCTTACAGTGCTCAAGTACaagcaattgaaaaaaaacttgGAGGCAAGTATGATGACTCTGATGACTTTACTGTAAAAGTGAAGTCGATTGATGGGTTTCAAGGTGGTGAGGAGgacattattataatttccaCTGTGAGAAGCAACGAAAGGGGATCCATTGGATTCTTGTCCAAGCCACAGAGAATCAATGTTGCACTTACAAGGGCCAGGTATACATGTAAATATTGTACATTGTGTTTTGTTCATTTTAGTAACTATAGTGAATAACTACGGTCCCTTTGATACCCTCTAGGCACTGTTTATGGATTTTAGGGAATGAAAGGACCTTAACTCATGGTGAATCTGTTTGGAAAATCTTAATCAATGATGCTAAGGACCGCTGTTGTTTCTTTAATGCTGATGAAGATAAGGATTTGGCCAAAGCTATATTAGAGCCCAAAAAAGAGCTTAATGAATTGAATGAATTGCTGAATGCTGACAGTGTACTTTTCAACAATCAAAAGTGGAAGGTATATTGTTTCCTTAGCTATACTTGCTTTGCCAATCAATTTTTCCTACCATGGTTAGTGCTTATATTTGTCAGTGACGCTGATTTCACTTGGATGTTCACTTGAATAACCTATTCTTGCAGCAGAACAGGAGTACTAAAGGCAAGGCAACGGAGGCAGGTTCAGAAGAGAAATTGGATAAGGACAGTAAGGAGGCATTGCAAGTTCATCTAGCCTCTGGTTCCCAGTGGCCAAAAAATTCTGAGAAGATTGAAAACAAGgggaagggaaagaaaaagccTAAGAGAAAGAACAAGCGAAATGGTAAGCAGAAAAACTAGCAACCAAAGCTAAGATTTTGCATTTCTGAACTTGATTGCCTTATGGTACAAATGGCCAAGTTTGTCAGTCTTTCTGGTTATATAAgaacaaattgttattttatattttaaatagttattgaTATTGAATGGTCAGTTTTGTTTCACAGAATTCTGGCGACAGAAAGATGCAGATGATGAAAAGAGCATTTTGTTGAATGCCCCAGCAGTTGAggtaatttcatttcttttttcacatCTGTTGAATGCAGTATGAATGAAGTAATAAgattagatttagattttttttttttttggtgattttacAGTTGGATGTTCACTTGAATAACCTATTCTTGCAGCAGAATAGGAGTACTAAAGGCAAGGCAACAGAGGCGGGTTCAGAAGAGAAATTGGATAAGGACAGGAAGGAGGCATTGCAAGTTCATCTAGCCCCTGGTTCCCAGTGGCCAGAAAATTCTGAGAAGATTGAAAACAAGGGGAAAGGAATGAAAAAGCCTAAGAGAAAGAACAAGCGAAATGGTAAGCAGAAAAACTAGCAACCAAAGCTAAGATTTTGCATTTCTGAACTTGATTACCTTATGGTACAAATAGCCAAGTTTGTCAGTCTTTCTGGTTATATAAgaacaaattgttattttatattttaaatatttattgatattgaaTGGTCAGTTATGTTTCACAGAATTCTGGCAACAGAAAGATGCAGATGATGAAAAGAGCATTTTGTTGAATGCCCCAGCAGTTGAGgtaatttcatttctcttttcacATCTGTTGAATGCAGTATGAATGAAGTAATAACattagatttagatttttttttttttttggtgattttacCGTTGGATGTTCACTTGAATAACCTAATCTTGCAGCAGAATAGGAGTACTAAAGGCAAGGCAACAGAGGCGGGATCAGAAGATAAATTGGATAAGGACAGTAAGGAGGCATTGCAAGTTCATCTAGCCTCTGGTTCTCAGTGGCCAGAAAATTCTCAGAAGATTGAAAACAAGgggaagggaaagaaaaagccTAAGAGAAAGAACAAGCGAAATGGTAAGCAGAAAAACTAGCAACCAAAGCTAAGATTTTGCATTTCTGAACTTGATTACCTTATGGTACAAATGGCAAAGTTTGTCAGTCTTTCTGGTTATATAAgaacaaattgttattttatattttaaatatttattgatattaaatggTCAGTTTTGTTTCACAGAATTCTGGCAACAGAAAGATGCAGATGATGAAAAGAGCATTTTGTTGAATGCCCCAGCAGTTGAggtaatttcatttcttttttcgcATCTATTAAATACAGTTTGAAGTAATAAGATtagattaagattttttttttttttgtgattttacgGTTGGATGTTCACTTGAATAGCCTAATCTTGCAGCAGAATAGGAGTACTAAAGGCAAGGCAACAAAGGCGGGATCAGAAGAGAAATTGGATAAGGACAGTAAGGAGGCATTGCAAGTTCATCTAGCCTCTGGTTCCCAGCGGCCAGAAAATTCTGAGAAGATTGAAAACAAGGGGAAAGGAATGAAAAAGCCTAAGAGAAAGAACAAGCGAAATGGTAAGCAGAAAAACTAGCAACCAAAGCTAAGATTTTGCATTTCTGAACTTGATTACCTTATGGTACAAATAGCCAAGTTTGTCAGTCTTTCTGGTTATATAAgaacaaattgttattttatattttaaatatttattgatattgaaTGGTCAGTTATGTTTCACAGAATTCTGGCAACAGAAAGATGCAGATGATGAAAAGAGCATTTTGTTGAATGCCCCAGCAGTTGAGgtaatttcatttctcttttcacATCTGTTGAATGCAGTATGAATGAAGTAATAACattagatttagattttttttttttttggtgattttacCGTTGGATGTTCACTTGAATAACCTAATCTTGCAGCAGAATAGGAGTACTAAAGGCAAGGCAACAGAGGCGGGATCAGAAGATAAATTGGATAAGGACAGTAAGGAGGCATTGCAAGTTCATCTAGCCTCTGGTTCCCAGTGGCCAGAAAATTCTCAGAAGATTGAAAACAAGgggaagggaaagaaaaagccTAAGAGAAAGAACAAGCGAAATGGTAAGCAGAAAAACTAGCAACCAAAGCTAAGATTTTGCATTTCTGAACTTGATTACCTTATGGTACAAATGGCAAAGTTTGTCAGTCTTTCTGGTTATATAAgaacaaattgttattttatattttaaatatttattgatattaaatggTCAGTTTTGTTTTACAGAATTCTGGCAACAGAAAGATGCAGATGATGAAAAGAGCATTTTGTTGAATGCCCCAGCAGTTGAggtaatttcatttcttttttcgcATCTATTAAATACAGTTTGAAGTAATAAGATtagattaagattttttttttttttgtgattttacgGTTGGATGTTCACTTGAATAGCCTAATCTTGCAGCAGAATAGGAGTACTAAAGGCAAGGCAACAAAGGCGGGATCAGAAGAGAAATTGGATAAGGACAGTAAGGAGGCATTGCAAGTTCATCTAGCCTCTGGTTCCCAGCGGCCAGAAAATTCTGAGAAGATTGAAAACAAGGGGAAAGGAATGAAAAAGCCTAAGAGAAAGAACAAGCGAAATGGTAAGCAGAAAAACTAGCAACCAAAGCTAAGATTTTGCATTTCTGAACTTGATTACCTTATGGTACAAATAGCCAAGTTTGTCAGTCTTTCTGGTTATATAAgaacaaattgttattttatattttaaatatttattgatattgaaTGGTCAGTTATGTTTCACAGAATTCTGGCAACAGAAAGATGCAGATGATGAAAAGAGCATTTTGTTGAATGCCCCAGCAGTTGAGgtaatttcatttctcttttcacATCTGTTGAATGCAGTATGAATGAAGTAATAACATtagatttggatttttttttttttttggtgattttacCGTTGGATGTTCACTTGAATAACCTAATCTTGCAGCAGAATAGGAGTACTAAAGGCAAGGCAACAGAGGCGGGATCAGAAGATAAATTGGATAAGGACAGTAAGGAGGCATTGCAAGTTCATCTAGCCTCTGGTTCCCAGTGGCCAGAAAATTCTCAGAAGATTGAAAACAAGgggaagggaaagaaaaagccTAAGAGAAAGAACAAGCGAAATGGTAAGCAGAAAAACTAGCAACCAAAGCTAAGATTTTGCATTTCTGAACTTGATTACCTTATGGTACAAATGGCAAAGTTTGTCAGTCTTTCTGGTTATATAAgaacaaattgttattttatattttaaatatttattgatattaaatggTCAGTTTTGTTTCACAGAATTCTGGCAACAGAAAGATGCAGATGATGAAAAGAGCATTTTGTTGAATGCCCCAGCAGTTGAggtaatttcatttcttttttcgcATCTATTAAATACAGTTTGAAGTAATAAGATtagattaagattttttttttttttgtgattttacgGTTGGATGTTCACTTGAATAGCCTAATCTTGCAGCAGAATAGGAGTACTAAAGGCAAGGCAACAAAGGCGGGATCAGAAGAGAAATTGGATAAGGACAGTAAGGAGGTATTGCAAGTTCATCTAGCCTCTGGTTCCCAGCGGCCAGAAAATTCTGAGAAGATTGAAAACAAGgggaagggaaagaaaaggcCTAAGAGAAAGAACAAGCGAAATGGTAAGCAGAAAAACTAGCAACCAAAGCTAAGATTTCGCATTTCTGAACTTGATTACCTTATGGTACAAATGGCCAAAAATCCTTTGCGGTTTGATTCTAAAAAGTACTGTTTTTGTACTGGAGGTTGCTACAACGATTATTCAATCATGGACTAAACACTTCATGGTTGAATGGTTGTATTATCAACGTCCCTTACAGggaacaaattttcaaattgtttatttGAATGCAGAATgtggataatttaattttattaatttggtatataaatgaataatgccataatatatatatatatatatatatatattcacaataTGAATGTTGGTATACATAGTAATGCAGaagatatatgtgattgtgtagcCGCTCTCGCATTAGATCCTAAAGCCTTGTCTACAACAAACGTGAAATTGCTGGCTAAGATAGCGCTAAACTTGGCTGTATCTAATTCCACAAGCAGCCTAAAATACATTGATGCAATGGCGAAGAAGGAAAAATCTTCACCGAAACTGAAATCGGCACACGAGTTCTGCATTTCACAGTATCAGTACACCGTGAATTCATTCAAAAGTGCTTTGAGCGACTTGGATGTAGATCCTATGACTGCAAATTATGATGCAAAAGTTGCTTCTGATGGTGCATCTTACTGTGCAGACAAACTGAAATCTGAGGGATTTCAATCTAAAGACGGTTACCAATAAGATGCGCTGAATtaattggtataaataatattctatgGCATGGTTACATTACATACGGgaaagttttcttctttttttgggAATAATTACTGATGTTATCTATTTGaatcaaatgatttaattttattaatatggtGGCATCTGAGGGTATTTATGTCTATTTTCAATAGTTATATAGATTAGACAAGGTGAAAgattaatcaattatttttatccagATCAATTCCCTCGATAAATTATTCTTCAATTTCCCAATTAACACCCATCTCTATAGTATATGGTTGGTGTTTATTTTGGATGAGATTGTATGATGCAAAAGATATTTCTGATTAATTACATAATGTAGCgaaaatgttttttattcttaattaattgtttaaattaagaTGACATGATAAATAATGTGTGATACCCACAGGCACAATCAAGggtaattttttccttttcacatTATTCtaattgataatatatgtagagcaatgttatgcatacatatttttgtatacataaatgagGACACacatgatatatcattatgtgattaaatattactttattcttaattcaaaataacttaattacttgatgatatatatcaaatgtgtacttaaaatgaatatatatagttttattgttatatgtaTTTAGACCCATATGCAACCATGTAACACAAGGGTGTATGCCCATGCATGTGCATATAAGAGTACACGCTTGTTGTCCCGTAAAGCAGAGGGACACGTGCATGTTGAGATGTGCCAAAATCTGAGAGAGCAGAGTTGGTTCAATGTGACGAACCAGAGAAGCTCAAGAAGAGTAAAAAAGAATTCTGTTTTATTGCTTATGTGTTTGATCTTTACATGTAATGGCTTTATATACTGAAAATTACAATCTATCTACGGCaacataatatttgtacaatctgctcatcaatataaacatgattttagggatgtgATAGCTAATAATCTGGGATGTGATATGGATGATAATTTGCTTGATTTCTGGGATATGATTTGCATGATTTCCAGGGATGTGGATGTGATTCTGATTTTCaatactccccctcaagctggtgGTTTGTAGATGTCATAAACTCCAAGCTTGTGTAAGAGATAAAAATGTTGTCTTGATCCCAGAGGTTTGGTGAATATGTCAGCCAACTGTTCTGTGGTTCGAATGTGGTAAGGTTTTATCAAGCCTTCCTGTATCTTGTCTCTTACAAAGTGACAGTCAATCTCTATATGCTTAGTTCTTTCATGGAAGACTGGATTGGTAGAGATATCCTTTGCTGCCTTATTATCACAGTAGAGTTCAACTGGTTTTGAGATTATTACGCCCAGATCCTCTAATAGACCACGAATCCATATTATTTCACAAGTAGTTTTTGCCATTGCCCGATATTCTGCTTCAGctgaagagagagagacagtAGATTGCTTTTTCGTTTTCCATGATATAAGAGAATCCCCAAGTTTTACACAGAAACCTGTCAGTGATTTTCTTGTCATAGGACACGTACCCCAGTCTGAGTCACAGTAAGCTGTTACTTTCAAGGTTTTATCTCGACGGAATAATAATCCTAGACCTGGACAtccttttagatatttaattaccTTTAAGGCTGCATCCATGTGAGACTGCTTTGGTGCATGCATAAATTGGTTGAGGACGATCCCATCTGCAGACTGAGCAATTTCAATccccaaaaaatattttggaggTCCTAAGTCTTTTATTCTGAAAGACTTATGGAGGTGAGTTTTCAGCTCTTTTATGGCGATTGTGTCATTCCCAGTTATGAGGATATCATCTACATAAACCACGAGGCATATGAATGATTTTCCTTGTCTTTTTGTGAACAAGGCATAATCATGTCTTGACTGTTTGAAACCTAGCTTGATCAATGCTTCTGTGATTTTAGTGTTCCATTGTTGGGATGCTTGTTTCAGGCCATACAAGGATTTTCACAGTTGACATACTAGATTCTCCCCCTGTTTGCGAATTCCGGGTGGAACTTCCATATAAATCTCTTCATCTAAGTCCTCATGAAGAAAGGCATTGTGAACGTCCATCTGATGAAGAGACCAATCATAAGAGGCAGCAAGGGCAAGGAGTGTGCGAACAGTAACATGTTTGATAACAGGCGAAAAAGTCTCTTGATAATCAAGCCCTTCCTGTTGAGTGAACCCTTTTGCaaccaatcgagctttatatCGTTCAATGGAACCATCTGCCCGGTGCTTTATCTTGAAGACCCATTTGCAGTCGATGGGTTTCCTATGAGATGGTCGTGGTACAAGGTCCCACGTTTTATTGAGATACAAAGCTTCTAACTCTTCTGCCATCGCCTGACGCCAATGAGGTAATTGTATTGCTTCTGAATATGAAGTAGGTTCACGATGTGCAGAGATGTGACTGATGCAAGCTCTGTGCCCTGGAGATAACCtgtcataattaatatatcaagaGATTGCATATGGGTTAGATGAAATAGTGAAAACATAGTCAGTGCTCCAAATGGGAGGTTTTGTGGTTCGTGATGATCGTCTCAAGGGAGCCAGATCAGGATCATCAAAGATAACTGGAACATCCACGGATAGGGTAGGTGAAGATGAGTCAGCACTTTGTTCAGATCCTGTCAATGTACCGCTAGTGTTACGAGGCGATGAAATTACCTCATATCTTTCTTTAAGAAACTCATTGTGTGTCATTGGTGACGAACCAGTGGATGTCATACCTTTAATTTCATcagcaaaaggaaaaacatcttTATGAAATGTGACGTCTCTACTGATGAAGATTTTGTTTGTTGTCATATCATATAGGCGATATCCCTTCTGTAGTGGAGGATATCCCATGAATACACAACGAGTTGCTCGGGTGTCAAATTTGTCTGTTTGCTGAAGTTTGGTGGAGTAGCAGAGACACCCAAATACTCTTAAGTGCCTGATGTCTGGTTTTTTGCCAAAGAGAAGTTCATAAGGTGTTTTGTCACCCAGAACCTTGGTTGGCATTCTATTGTTCAGATAGGCTGCCATGACCACATAATCTCCCCAAAATTGAGGTGGTATGTTGGATTGGTGTTTAAGGGCATGGGCTACTTCTAATAGAtttctatgttttctttctACAGTACCATTCTGTTGTGGTGTGTAAGGGCAGGAACTTTCATGAAGAATTCCATAAGAGTCAAGGTAAGTAGTGGTGGTATggttaaaaaaatcttttacatTATCTGTGCAGATTCGATGGACTTTTGTGTGGAATTGAGTTTGGACCATGGAcataaatttcaagaaaaaggtATGTGTTTGGGCTTTTAAACTCATGTGGTATAACCATGTAGCACGTGAGAAGTCATCTATTATGGTAAGAAAGTATTTGGATCCATCATAGTTAGGTGTACTATAAGGTCCCCAAATATCTAAATGTATCAATTGGAACGGTTTTGTGGTTGAAGTAGTGCTTGTGGGAAAGGAAATGCGAGTTTGCTTGGCAAGAGGGCAAATGGGACACTTTGGATATGGGATAGTACTCGAATGCCCTAATCTTTGATGGGAAATTAATGacactttattaatttgatttgtattacaaTGAGAAGAggtaatacaatttttatttaataaaggaaAGGTCTTGGGGTTCAGTGTCCAGTAGTATAACCCATGTTGTTCTTTACCCAAGCCTATCAGATTGCCAGTCAAATAGTCCTGAAATACGCATATAGTAGGTAAAAAGGTTACTACACATTTGTTGTCTGTGCATAGT carries:
- the LOC123203506 gene encoding uncharacterized protein LOC123203506 isoform X6 — encoded protein: MMMEGEGSSSSKKRGVQNHDDGFINTLFSWSLDDIRNKNLFSHKVEKIPESFESVTQYLGSFVYPLLEETRAELFSPMEIISRAPYAKVDVFRPLGSELFDVKIDYWRNRFSNNGKEPYKTLPGDILILADAKPETISDLERVGRMWSFLSVMTIAEDDNDSTSTYFKVKASKSIQQFEREKSLFVIFLANITTNRRIWKSLNMSRNLKIIKKVLRGNSVSEESCQVCSELNGGILYEKFGSGLSSTLNASQLNAVLACLDGVRCDHKSSVQLIWGPPGTGKTKAVSMLLFTLLKTKCRTLTCAPTNVAITEVASRVLKLLKESIKTDDYGSETLMLPLGDILLFGSKERLKVGQEIEEIYLDYRVKKLSECFGTLTGWRHCFSSMMDLLEDCVSQYHIFLENKLVKKRESTDKNEVKENYRNMEMEGDNEEFKSFLEFVRDRFKHTATPLRNCIFIFCTHIPKRFILESNFQNMIDLISLLDSFETLLFQKNVVSDELQELFSHSVAEEFFSSPGHRNYLLQKRRGECHTVLKNLQDSFNKLKFPSGMNIDSLKAFCFKTASVIFCTASSSFKLHSVAMEPLNVLVIDEAAQLKESESTIPLQLLGLNHTILIGDECQLPAMVKSKVTDEASFGRSLFERLSSLGRSKHLLNTQYRMHPSISCFPNSYFYNNRIWDSPNVKRRINKNVFLPRSPIFRPYSFINILEGREESIGRSWRNMVEVAVVMKILQNLYKDWNDSKQKLSIGIVSPYSAQVQAIEKKLGGKYDDSDDFTVKVKSIDGFQGGEEDIIIISTVRSNERGSIGFLSKPQRINVALTRARHCLWILGNERTLTHGESVWKILINDAKDRCCFFNADEDKDLAKAILEPKKELNELNELLNADSVLFNNQKWKQNRSTKGKATEAGSEEKLDKDSKEALQVHLASGSQWPKNSEKIENKGKGKKKPKRKNKRNEFWRQKDADDEKSILLNAPAVELDVHLNNLFLQQNRSTKGKATEAGSEEKLDKDRKEALQVHLAPGSQWPENSEKIENKGKGMKKPKRKNKRNEFWQQKDADDEKSILLNAPAVEQNRSTKGKATEAGSEDKLDKDSKEALQVHLASGSQWPENSQKIENKGKGKKKPKRKNKRNEFWQQKDADDEKSILLNAPAVENRSTKGKATKAGSEEKLDKDSKEALQVHLASGSQRPENSEKIENKGKGMKKPKRKNKRNEFWQQKDADDEKSILLNAPAVEQNRSTKGKATEAGSEDKLDKDSKEALQVHLASGSQWPENSQKIENKGKGKKKPKRKNKRNEFWQQKDADDEKSILLNAPAVEQNRSTKGKATKAGSEEKLDKDSKEALQVHLASGSQRPENSEKIENKGKGMKKPKRKNKRNEFWQQKDADDEKSILLNAPAVEQNRSTKGKATEAGSEDKLDKDSKEALQVHLASGSQWPENSQKIENKGKGKKKPKRKNKRNEFWQQKDADDEKSILLNAPAVEQNRSTKGKATKAGSEEKLDKDSKEVLQVHLASGSQRPENSEKIENKGKGKKRPKRKNKRNAALALDPKALSTTNVKLLAKIALNLAVSNSTSSLKYIDAMAKKEKSSPKLKSAHEFCISQYQYTVNSFKSALSDLDVDPMTANYDAKVASDGASYCADKLKSEGFQSKDGYQ